The Dermacentor albipictus isolate Rhodes 1998 colony chromosome 2, USDA_Dalb.pri_finalv2, whole genome shotgun sequence genome has a segment encoding these proteins:
- the LOC135902698 gene encoding uncharacterized protein isoform X4: MRPEDRHVALWLERVAVMQGSGPPLGRTDDESSGDALVFSIAGLASYWKQTLGYHLLTELASSTSTGGSALCGMLKHAIFQVVRKCEALGLAIDALVTDLSALSLSLWELCRVSTRPVRRPVFSTRHPCTTAEQSDHRRLMILADLPYVTESIVDALIENETLLLPRDVVEKHGLPTDKVCFDHIKSLFVKNNADNLGFVRVIELDCLRPECSRKDMRVSNAVLSQGTVTGLRCLRAVKVLPKEAETTAWFVEQINRWCSLMMSVAPGATSEQCKEVTAFLHEFKDTFSRLSLFSQEKEEGGLRTAKIGLCVSTAAALKLYEILVVERQFRHVHIDRGPSASLQKVLGTACLSSCVPSHTDFRSLLHTMCLAQLFLPIQNGGSVLDESGDTAEFM; encoded by the exons ATGCGGCCAGAGGACAGGCACGTTGCCCTCTGGCTGGAACGGGTGGCAGTGATGCAAGGTTCAGGACCGCCCCTTGGCAGAACGGACGACGAGTCATCAGGAGACGCACTCGTTTTCAGCATAGCGGGGCTGGCCTCCTACTGGAAGCAGACGCTGGGATACCACCTGCTTACTGAGTTGGCCTCTTCCACCTCCACAG GTGGTTCGGCACTTTGTGGCATGCTGAAGCATGCCATCTTCCAAGTGGTCAGAAAGTGTGAAGCCCTTGGCCTGGCCATCGATGCCCTTGTGACGGACCTGAGTGCCCTCAGCCTTTCTTTGTGGGAGCTGTGCAGAGTTTCCACCCGTCCCGTCAGACGACCGGTCTTCTCAACCCGTCACCCGTGCACCACCGCCGAGCAGTCTGACCATCGGCGGCTGATGATCCTCGCCGACTTACCGTATGTGACGGAGAGCATCGTAGATGCTCTCATTGAAAATGAGACATTGCTTCTTCCCAGAGATGTGGTTGAGAAGCATGGCCTTCCCACAGATAAAGTGTGTTTCGACCATATTAAGTCGCTCTTTGTAAAAAACAATGCTGATAATTTGGGATTTGTACGCGTCATCGAACTAGATTGCCTTAGGCCCGAATGCTCGCGAAAGGACATGCGAGTATCTAACGCAGTCTTGAGCCAGGGCACTGTGACAGGGCTACGTTGCCTGCGTGCAGTCAAGGTTCTTCCAAAAGAAGCAGAGACGACAGCCTGGTTTGTTGAGCAGATAAATCGCTGGTGCTCTTTGATGATGTCGGTTGCACCGGGCGCTACAAGCGAACAATGCAAAGAGGTAACGGCTTTCCTCCATGAATTCAAGGACACATTCTCGCGTTTGTCTCTTTTTTCGCAGGAAAAGGAGGAGGGAGGGCTAAGGACAGCTAAAATTGGATTGTGTGTTTCGACAGCTGCGGCATTGAAGTTGTATGAGATTTTGGTGGTTGAAAGACAATTTAGGCATGTGCACATTGATAGAGGGCCATCTGCCTCGCTGCAGAAAGTACTTGGGACTGCTTGTCTAAGTAGCTGTGTGCCCAGCCACACAGACTTTCGATCGTTGCTGCACACAATGTGTCTCGCACAGCTCTTCCTGCCCATTCAAAATGGTGGATCTGTGCTTGATGAGAGTGGTGACACTGCAGAATTTATGTAG
- the LOC135902698 gene encoding uncharacterized protein isoform X1: protein MCLGFPSELQLQQCVEALPFKPGLLDGLLPALEYKVSTMRPEDRHVALWLERVAVMQGSGPPLGRTDDESSGDALVFSIAGLASYWKQTLGYHLLTELASSTSTGGSALCGMLKHAIFQVVRKCEALGLAIDALVTDLSALSLSLWELCRVSTRPVRRPVFSTRHPCTTAEQSDHRRLMILADLPYVTESIVDALIENETLLLPRDVVEKHGLPTDKVCFDHIKSLFVKNNADNLGFVRVIELDCLRPECSRKDMRVSNAVLSQGTVTGLRCLRAVKVLPKEAETTAWFVEQINRWCSLMMSVAPGATSEQCKEVTAFLHEFKDTFSRLSLFSQEKEEGGLRTAKIGLCVSTAAALKLYEILVVERQFRHVHIDRGPSASLQKVLGTACLSSCVPSHTDFRSLLHTMCLAQLFLPIQNGGSVLDESGDTAEFM from the exons ATGTGCCTTGGATTTCCTTCCGAGCTGCAGCTACAGCAGTGTGTTGAGGCACTGCCTTTTAAACCTG GGTTGCTGGATGGTCTGTTACCTGCACTAGAGTACAAGGTGTCCACCATGCGGCCAGAGGACAGGCACGTTGCCCTCTGGCTGGAACGGGTGGCAGTGATGCAAGGTTCAGGACCGCCCCTTGGCAGAACGGACGACGAGTCATCAGGAGACGCACTCGTTTTCAGCATAGCGGGGCTGGCCTCCTACTGGAAGCAGACGCTGGGATACCACCTGCTTACTGAGTTGGCCTCTTCCACCTCCACAG GTGGTTCGGCACTTTGTGGCATGCTGAAGCATGCCATCTTCCAAGTGGTCAGAAAGTGTGAAGCCCTTGGCCTGGCCATCGATGCCCTTGTGACGGACCTGAGTGCCCTCAGCCTTTCTTTGTGGGAGCTGTGCAGAGTTTCCACCCGTCCCGTCAGACGACCGGTCTTCTCAACCCGTCACCCGTGCACCACCGCCGAGCAGTCTGACCATCGGCGGCTGATGATCCTCGCCGACTTACCGTATGTGACGGAGAGCATCGTAGATGCTCTCATTGAAAATGAGACATTGCTTCTTCCCAGAGATGTGGTTGAGAAGCATGGCCTTCCCACAGATAAAGTGTGTTTCGACCATATTAAGTCGCTCTTTGTAAAAAACAATGCTGATAATTTGGGATTTGTACGCGTCATCGAACTAGATTGCCTTAGGCCCGAATGCTCGCGAAAGGACATGCGAGTATCTAACGCAGTCTTGAGCCAGGGCACTGTGACAGGGCTACGTTGCCTGCGTGCAGTCAAGGTTCTTCCAAAAGAAGCAGAGACGACAGCCTGGTTTGTTGAGCAGATAAATCGCTGGTGCTCTTTGATGATGTCGGTTGCACCGGGCGCTACAAGCGAACAATGCAAAGAGGTAACGGCTTTCCTCCATGAATTCAAGGACACATTCTCGCGTTTGTCTCTTTTTTCGCAGGAAAAGGAGGAGGGAGGGCTAAGGACAGCTAAAATTGGATTGTGTGTTTCGACAGCTGCGGCATTGAAGTTGTATGAGATTTTGGTGGTTGAAAGACAATTTAGGCATGTGCACATTGATAGAGGGCCATCTGCCTCGCTGCAGAAAGTACTTGGGACTGCTTGTCTAAGTAGCTGTGTGCCCAGCCACACAGACTTTCGATCGTTGCTGCACACAATGTGTCTCGCACAGCTCTTCCTGCCCATTCAAAATGGTGGATCTGTGCTTGATGAGAGTGGTGACACTGCAGAATTTATGTAG
- the LOC135902698 gene encoding uncharacterized protein isoform X7, with the protein MCLGFPSELQLQQCVEALPFKPGLLDGLLPALEYKVSTMRPEDRHVALWLERVAVMQGSGPPLGRTDDESSGDALVFSIAGLASYWKQTLGYHLLTELASSTSTGGSALCGMLKHAIFQVVRKCEALGLAIDALVTDLSALSLSLWELCRVSTRPVRRPVFSTRHPCTTAEQSDHRRLMILADLPSP; encoded by the exons ATGTGCCTTGGATTTCCTTCCGAGCTGCAGCTACAGCAGTGTGTTGAGGCACTGCCTTTTAAACCTG GGTTGCTGGATGGTCTGTTACCTGCACTAGAGTACAAGGTGTCCACCATGCGGCCAGAGGACAGGCACGTTGCCCTCTGGCTGGAACGGGTGGCAGTGATGCAAGGTTCAGGACCGCCCCTTGGCAGAACGGACGACGAGTCATCAGGAGACGCACTCGTTTTCAGCATAGCGGGGCTGGCCTCCTACTGGAAGCAGACGCTGGGATACCACCTGCTTACTGAGTTGGCCTCTTCCACCTCCACAG GTGGTTCGGCACTTTGTGGCATGCTGAAGCATGCCATCTTCCAAGTGGTCAGAAAGTGTGAAGCCCTTGGCCTGGCCATCGATGCCCTTGTGACGGACCTGAGTGCCCTCAGCCTTTCTTTGTGGGAGCTGTGCAGAGTTTCCACCCGTCCCGTCAGACGACCGGTCTTCTCAACCCGTCACCCGTGCACCACCGCCGAGCAGTCTGACCATCGGCGGCTGATGATCCTCGCCGACTTACC
- the LOC135902698 gene encoding uncharacterized protein isoform X8 — MCLGFPSELQLQQCVEALPFKPGLLDGLLPALEYKVSTMRPEDRHVALWLERVAVMQGSGPPLGRTDDESSGDALVFSIAGLASYWKQTLGYHLLTELASSTSTGGSALCGMLKHAIFQVVRKCEALGLAIDALVTDLSALSLSLWELCRVSTRPVRRPVFSTRHPCTTAEQSDHRRLMILADLP; from the exons ATGTGCCTTGGATTTCCTTCCGAGCTGCAGCTACAGCAGTGTGTTGAGGCACTGCCTTTTAAACCTG GGTTGCTGGATGGTCTGTTACCTGCACTAGAGTACAAGGTGTCCACCATGCGGCCAGAGGACAGGCACGTTGCCCTCTGGCTGGAACGGGTGGCAGTGATGCAAGGTTCAGGACCGCCCCTTGGCAGAACGGACGACGAGTCATCAGGAGACGCACTCGTTTTCAGCATAGCGGGGCTGGCCTCCTACTGGAAGCAGACGCTGGGATACCACCTGCTTACTGAGTTGGCCTCTTCCACCTCCACAG GTGGTTCGGCACTTTGTGGCATGCTGAAGCATGCCATCTTCCAAGTGGTCAGAAAGTGTGAAGCCCTTGGCCTGGCCATCGATGCCCTTGTGACGGACCTGAGTGCCCTCAGCCTTTCTTTGTGGGAGCTGTGCAGAGTTTCCACCCGTCCCGTCAGACGACCGGTCTTCTCAACCCGTCACCCGTGCACCACCGCCGAGCAGTCTGACCATCGGCGGCTGATGATCCTCGCCGACTTACC
- the LOC135902698 gene encoding uncharacterized protein isoform X6 → MCLGFPSELQLQQCVEALPFKPGLLDGLLPALEYKVSTMRPEDRHVALWLERVAVMQGSGPPLGRTDDESSGDALVFSIAGLASYWKQTLGYHLLTELASSTSTGGSALCGMLKHAIFQVVRKCEALGLAIDALVTDLSALSLSLWELCRVSTRPVRRPVFSTRHPCTTAEQSDHRRLMILADLPCNVPISHRMML, encoded by the exons ATGTGCCTTGGATTTCCTTCCGAGCTGCAGCTACAGCAGTGTGTTGAGGCACTGCCTTTTAAACCTG GGTTGCTGGATGGTCTGTTACCTGCACTAGAGTACAAGGTGTCCACCATGCGGCCAGAGGACAGGCACGTTGCCCTCTGGCTGGAACGGGTGGCAGTGATGCAAGGTTCAGGACCGCCCCTTGGCAGAACGGACGACGAGTCATCAGGAGACGCACTCGTTTTCAGCATAGCGGGGCTGGCCTCCTACTGGAAGCAGACGCTGGGATACCACCTGCTTACTGAGTTGGCCTCTTCCACCTCCACAG GTGGTTCGGCACTTTGTGGCATGCTGAAGCATGCCATCTTCCAAGTGGTCAGAAAGTGTGAAGCCCTTGGCCTGGCCATCGATGCCCTTGTGACGGACCTGAGTGCCCTCAGCCTTTCTTTGTGGGAGCTGTGCAGAGTTTCCACCCGTCCCGTCAGACGACCGGTCTTCTCAACCCGTCACCCGTGCACCACCGCCGAGCAGTCTGACCATCGGCGGCTGATGATCCTCGCCGACTTACC
- the LOC135902698 gene encoding uncharacterized protein isoform X5, which yields MCLGFPSELQLQQCVEALPFKPGLLDGLLPALEYKVSTMRPEDRHVALWLERVAVMQGSGPPLGRTDDESSGDALVFSIAGLASYWKQTLGYHLLTELASSTSTGGSALCGMLKHAIFQVVRKCEALGLAIDALVTDLSALSLSLWELCRVSTRPVRRPVFSTRHPCTTAEQSDHRRLMILADLPFPVKACKNDAKMKPNGSRCP from the exons ATGTGCCTTGGATTTCCTTCCGAGCTGCAGCTACAGCAGTGTGTTGAGGCACTGCCTTTTAAACCTG GGTTGCTGGATGGTCTGTTACCTGCACTAGAGTACAAGGTGTCCACCATGCGGCCAGAGGACAGGCACGTTGCCCTCTGGCTGGAACGGGTGGCAGTGATGCAAGGTTCAGGACCGCCCCTTGGCAGAACGGACGACGAGTCATCAGGAGACGCACTCGTTTTCAGCATAGCGGGGCTGGCCTCCTACTGGAAGCAGACGCTGGGATACCACCTGCTTACTGAGTTGGCCTCTTCCACCTCCACAG GTGGTTCGGCACTTTGTGGCATGCTGAAGCATGCCATCTTCCAAGTGGTCAGAAAGTGTGAAGCCCTTGGCCTGGCCATCGATGCCCTTGTGACGGACCTGAGTGCCCTCAGCCTTTCTTTGTGGGAGCTGTGCAGAGTTTCCACCCGTCCCGTCAGACGACCGGTCTTCTCAACCCGTCACCCGTGCACCACCGCCGAGCAGTCTGACCATCGGCGGCTGATGATCCTCGCCGACTTACC
- the LOC139056454 gene encoding uncharacterized protein, producing MAKLAKRVAGDCEDASCSAASATPLEEVCVATSSAVPSESAMQGDGVSSVPAVLTASTSAIAAPSLASVAVSNDASSTVRVKTHFLTPEEIEAAEAQRNAVKNKLGATPATLRKFQAMSPDPAPATATTVDEVFCLVQMCVFGHLLSKTLCQRCLSTGLTIQQGTQFGLATKLELVCPHCGIIANSWSSPRQNAGNAFEVNIRAIMVMKQIGKGQTAVNDFWAAMNVSHRGLHHKTYQEHLKKTFRGPETQRMESFYSESAAAVKKVYQGMDPGFTRDITVVYDGTWHKRGHTSHIGVGAVIEYQTGLILDAVVLSNQCLGCQTGPKPEDSEYSSWREQHICQRNTDAKSGRMEVEAALILFACSLTKHNLRYTTIVSDGDSATYSALVKENVYGLVPVVKEQCLNHVQKRMGAALRNLVQKSDKALGGKGRLTKALIDKLTDYYGWALRNNSNDAAAMQRAVMASYHHITSTDAEPHHDLCPEGAGSWCRHKAAEANGLPQPRHRYNLPGYVAEAMLPVYQRLSEPSLLQRCLGAKTQNASESFHSVLWSLMPKEQHASLIAVETALNDAVMRYNAGNQRATKEISLSAGLTPGHLAIHRAVEKDALRMGKAEKRGQAKTERRQRKKASKDTANYSAGSF from the coding sequence ATGGCGAAGTTGGCAAAGCGCGTTGCCGGCGATTGCGAAGACGCTTCCTGCAGTGCTGCCTCTGCTACACCGCTAGAAGAAGTCTGCGTTGCCACTTCCAGCGCCGTACCTTCCGAGTCAGCAATGCAAGGAGACGGCGTTTCAAGTGTGCCTGCTGTCCTGACCGCATCAACCTCGGCGATCGCGGCACCCTCTCTCGCGTCTGTCGCCGTGAGCAATGACGCATCGTCGACCGTGCGCGTGAAAACGCACTTTCTGACGCCGGAGGAGATAGAGGCGGCGGAGGCACAACGTAAtgctgtgaaaaacaaacttggtGCCACGCCCGCGACGCTACGAAAATTTCAAGCGATGTCGCCCGATCCCGCACCTGCCACTGCTACTACCGTAGATGAGGTATTTTGCCTTGTGCAAATGTGTGTGTTCGGCCACCTGCTCTCCAAAACCTTGTGCCAGCGCTGCCTTTCAACTGGACTGACAATTCAACAAGGTACCCAGTTCGGACTGGCTACAAAGCTTGAGTTGGTATGCCCACATTGTGGGATTATTGCTAATTCTTGGAGTTCACCACGCCAGAACGCAGGAAATGCTTTTGAGGTGAACATCCGAGCCATTATGGTTATGAAGCAAATTGGTAAGGGGCAGACAGCTGTAAATGACTTTTGGGCTGCTATGAATGTATCTCACAGAGGACTTCATCACAAGACGTACCAGGAACATCTGAAGAAGACATTCAGGGGCCCAGAGACTCAACGCATGGAGAGTTTCTATTCAGAATCAGCAGCTGCTGTGAAAAAGGTTTACCAGGGAATGGACCCAGGATTTACCAGAGACATTACTGTGGTCTATGATGGCACCTGGCACAAGCGTGGACATACATCCCACATTGGAGTTGGGGCAGTGATAGAGTATCAGACTGGCCTCATCTTGGATGCAGTTGTCCTCTCAAACCAGTGCCTCGGGTGTCAAACAGGACCCAAACCAGAAGACTCCGAGTACTCAAGCTGGCGTGAGCAGCACATCTGCCAAAGAAACACTGATGCGAAGTCTGGAAGGATGGAGGTCGAGGCAGCCTTGATCCTTTTCGCCTGTTCACTGACAAAGCACAACCTCCGTTACACAACGATTGTGTCCGATGGAGACAGTGCCACCTACTCTGCCCTTGTGAAGGAGAATGTTTATGGGCTAGTCCCAGTTGTCAAAGAACAATGCCTCAATCACGTGCAGAAAAGGATGGGGGCTGCACTGCGCAACCTAGTGCAAAAGAGTGATAAGGCATTGGGAGGGAAAGGAAGGCTGACAAAGGCTCTGATCGACAAGCTGACGGATTACTATGGCTGGGCTTTGAGAAACAACTCGAATGACGCGGCAGCAATGCAGCGTGCAGTGATGGCGTCCTACCATCACATCACATCCACCGATGCGGAGCCTCACCATGACCTATGCCCAGAGGGCGCTGGCTCATGGTGCCGCCACAAGGCTGCTGAGGCAAATGGCTTACCACAACCAAGGCACAGGTACAATCTGCCAGGCTATGTCGCTGAGGCTATGCTGCCTGTTTATCAGCGCCTCTCCGAGCCTTCCCTTCTTCAGCGGTGCCTTGGAGCGAAGACTCAAAATGCATCGGAATCATTTCATTCTGTTCTGTGGTCACTGATGCCCAAGGAGCAGCATGCATCCCTGATTGCAGTGGAGACAGCACTGAATGATGCAGTGATGCGGTATAATGCTGGAAACCAAAGGGCCACCAAAGAAATTTCTCTGTCTGCGGGGCTCACACCTGGCCACCTAGCCATCCATCGAGCCGTGGAAAAAGATGCCCTGCGCATGGGAAAGGCTGAGAAGCGAGGTCAAGCGAAGACTGAGAGGCGGCAGAGAAAGAAAGCCTCCAAAGACACCGCAAACTATTCTGCGGGGTCATTTTAG